The following are encoded in a window of Caldicellulosiruptor danielii genomic DNA:
- a CDS encoding BatA domain-containing protein produces MIFSQPFFLLFLLSIPVLIFLYMIKPRHKKVTIPSTFLWERLKRQKRIAKPAQKLRFSLLLLLGIFALFCFSMYLAGPIILLKNTGKNVVFAFDNGASMSCMLDGSKSYLQKSKQIAKDIINRLPGKAKVSIVNFSDTVEVLQKEGTPSSAKDTIDRITQTFYPTNLKSSLELISKLFSPANTTMFVFTDKNAYYSENIKLYRFPKPKNNVSIENISCVSNSDGFDALVEIKNRGIKKASFELELFADGKLVGVKSISLLPGKMDSFLFENIKGSYRVVCGRINYPDQVEKDNVFWTVLQTSREKQKVLYVGKGNFFFEKVWLAFDDVEFYKIQDAKNIAGDFDIYIFDQCIPQKFPQKGAFIFILPENSSAFGLLGIKIGKNASNEGYARFVKSAISQNIEGMNFAVQKAVSVDEKAFEPVAKLNGKSIISFGNIHNHPSVLFGFAIDNSDLALKVSFPILMANIKSAFVKKNQLFEKTTFYPGEEIRVFSYSNKKADLILPDSKKEIIDLSYYPSILPKKDVLGVYSLVLNRTSKESYKFAVNFPTYTLDDSDSNNLAENNTDFLDTGKINSMKMPYSLKDIFLILALIFLTLEWMVFLNENRV; encoded by the coding sequence ATGATCTTTTCACAGCCGTTTTTTCTCCTTTTTCTTTTGTCAATCCCGGTATTAATCTTTTTATATATGATAAAACCGAGGCACAAGAAAGTAACCATTCCAAGCACCTTTTTGTGGGAGAGACTAAAAAGACAAAAAAGAATTGCAAAACCGGCGCAAAAGTTAAGATTTTCTTTGCTATTGCTTTTGGGGATTTTTGCGCTTTTTTGTTTTTCAATGTATCTTGCAGGACCAATTATTTTACTAAAAAATACCGGCAAGAATGTGGTTTTTGCCTTTGATAATGGTGCTTCTATGAGCTGTATGCTGGATGGTTCTAAGTCATATCTTCAAAAGTCAAAGCAGATAGCAAAAGATATAATAAACAGGTTGCCAGGAAAAGCAAAAGTCAGCATTGTGAATTTTTCAGATACAGTCGAGGTTCTGCAAAAAGAAGGCACACCAAGTTCTGCCAAAGATACAATTGACAGAATAACACAGACGTTCTATCCAACAAATCTAAAAAGTAGCTTAGAACTTATTTCAAAGCTTTTCAGTCCTGCAAATACGACTATGTTTGTATTTACAGACAAAAATGCATATTATTCAGAAAATATAAAACTTTACAGGTTTCCAAAACCCAAAAATAATGTGAGCATTGAAAATATATCCTGTGTGAGCAACAGTGATGGTTTTGATGCTCTGGTAGAGATTAAAAACAGAGGGATTAAAAAAGCAAGCTTTGAACTTGAACTTTTTGCAGATGGCAAACTGGTAGGAGTAAAGAGCATTTCACTTTTGCCAGGGAAAATGGATAGCTTTTTGTTTGAAAATATCAAAGGAAGTTACAGGGTTGTGTGTGGACGAATAAATTATCCAGACCAGGTAGAAAAAGACAATGTTTTTTGGACAGTTTTACAGACATCAAGAGAAAAACAAAAAGTTTTGTATGTAGGGAAAGGAAATTTCTTTTTTGAAAAAGTATGGCTTGCTTTTGATGATGTGGAATTTTACAAAATTCAGGATGCCAAAAACATTGCCGGTGATTTTGATATATACATATTTGACCAGTGCATACCACAGAAGTTTCCTCAAAAAGGAGCTTTCATATTTATATTGCCAGAGAACTCAAGTGCTTTCGGACTTTTGGGGATAAAGATAGGGAAAAATGCAAGCAATGAAGGATATGCAAGGTTTGTAAAGTCAGCTATTTCACAGAACATTGAGGGAATGAATTTTGCTGTGCAAAAGGCTGTGTCTGTGGATGAAAAAGCTTTTGAACCAGTTGCAAAGCTAAATGGCAAGTCAATAATCTCTTTTGGCAATATTCATAATCATCCGTCAGTCTTGTTTGGTTTTGCGATAGATAACAGTGACCTTGCTTTGAAGGTATCTTTTCCAATTTTGATGGCAAACATTAAAAGTGCTTTTGTTAAGAAAAACCAGCTGTTTGAAAAGACAACTTTTTATCCGGGTGAAGAGATAAGAGTTTTTTCATATTCAAATAAAAAAGCAGATTTGATACTACCTGATAGTAAAAAAGAAATTATTGATTTATCTTATTATCCTTCAATTCTTCCTAAAAAAGACGTTTTGGGAGTTTATTCTCTGGTTCTGAATAGAACCTCAAAAGAAAGTTACAAATTTGCAGTAAATTTTCCGACATATACTTTGGACGATTCAGACAGTAACAACTTGGCAGAAAACAATACCGACTTTTTGGATACAGGAAAAATAAATAGTATGAAAATGCCATATTCTTTGAAAGATATATTTTTGATACTTGCGCTCATTTTTCTGACATTGGAGTGGATGGTGTTTTTAAATGAGAATAGAGTTTGA